A window from Esox lucius isolate fEsoLuc1 chromosome 16, fEsoLuc1.pri, whole genome shotgun sequence encodes these proteins:
- the plcl1 gene encoding inactive phospholipase C-like protein 1: MSEPERCGDGLCDDGAPEIIPPRASRSGRRSGVVLPGQDNDTIVLEAVRAAPRRSSIIKDPLLHKVAGGRKKTVSFSSMPSEKKVSSAADCLAFMQGGCELKKVRPNSRVYCRFYTLDQDLSCLRWEPSKKDGERARLDVTSIREVRTGKSTETFLHNGTTAEHLAEEAAFSIIHGEDYQSLDLVALSADVANIWVTGLRYLVSHPTVIGHGGGAAGGGGLGDGGIIGEASLGSKMRSDWLAAEFAEVDEDGNGIVAEDTAVATICRLCPGIKEAKVRLRFKEIQRSKEKLTSHVTREEFHEAFCELCTRPDVYFLLFQLSKDRECLDAQDLRLFLETEQGLSLATADGCLELIRRFEPPGPGKERGLLGLDGFARYLQSPECQLFDMEHQGVCQDMSLPLSHYYISASYRSYLLEDQVHGRADLGGLTRALQAGCRCLELGVTDGPEGEPVLGVDCGPDAHRHHHHHHHHHSPVTIRSALEVVNKYAFLTSPYPLLLYLCQRCSPSQQRTLAQHLRKVFSTSLYTPDHLPVSLGGRATTLPSPEQLKGRVLLVGKKLPPEEEGSEGEVSEEDEEIGGGGPLAGRRMTIPGEEELGVVLVVPPPPQPRRLRLRRELSDLVAVARTGSRSFYNHREIRKQGQQHSPPSTPSTPGTPLLESPYWTLCSLGEGEAGRLASESPEDLVSFTKRTLTRVRPSSVRLDSSNPNPQGYWKGGVQLVALNQQTPGAMLDLHRGRYSQNGGCGFVLRPGVMRDEVSYFSAVTQGCVPGVPPQTLRLKVISAHNLPKPQGAGAKGEVIDPYVVLELHGVPADCAEQRTRTAAQNQDDPLFDETFEFQVNMPELALLRFVVLDDDYIGDDFIGQYTVAFECLQPGYRNVPLLGLAGDLLPHASLFVHVAVTNRRGGGKAQRRGLSVRRAVRRGREYVTLRHTGIKTLDDTFRLASAPLREATDLREDAQSASVTFKEQCGLPPVAKLKQCIQSLATRLQTPEGPPGACMTLKDGYPHLEALGSVSDATRKLLSHYDTMISAQRQLIENAGAVQERIAQVQREGMEFHEDLPRLGDKEGLKGRKQSKALESFTWNITVLKGQCDLLRSAKADSLDALRQLALACEACGFTSSGPSDLYTSHGRRGSTHGNGRI, from the exons GATCCTTTACTGCACAAGGTGGCTGGAGGGCGGAAGAAGACCGTATCCTTCAGTAGCATGCCCTCTGAGAAGAAG GTGAGCAGCGCGGCCGACTGCCTCGCCTTCATGCAGGGCGGTTGCGAGCTCAAGAAGGTGCGTCCCAACTCCCGGGTCTACTGCCGCTTCTACACCCTGGACCAGGACCTCAGCTGCCTGCGCTGGGAGCCCTCGAAGAAGGACGGCGAGCGGGCCCGTCTGGACGTGACCAGCATCAGGGAGGTCAGGACGGGGAAGAGCACGGAGACCTTTCTCCATAACGGCACCACGGCGGAACACCTGGCGGAGGAGGCCGCCTTCTCCATCATTCACGGGGAGGACTACCAG TCCCTAGACCTGGTGGCTCTCTCTGCCGACGTGGCCAACATCTGGGTGACGGGGCTGCGGTACCTGGTCTCCCACCCGACCGTCATCGGCCACGGAGGAGGCGCGGCGGGGGGTGGAGGTCTGGGAGATGGTGGCATCATAGGGGAGGCCAGTCTGGGCAGTAAGATGAGGAGCGATTGGTTGGCCGCAGAGTTCGCGGAGGTGGACGAGGACGGCAACGGGATCGTCGCGGAAGACACGGCCGTGGCAACCATCTGTAGGCTGTGTCCTGGCATCAAGGAGGctaag GTGCGTCTGAGGTTCAAGGAGATCCAGCGCAGCAAGGAGAAGCTGACGTCCCACGTGACACGCGAGGAGTTCCACGAGGCCTTCTGCGAGCTCTGCACTCGCCCGGATGTCTACTTCCTGTTGTTCCAGCTCTCCAAGGACCGCGAGTGTCTGGACGCCCAGGACCTTCGTCTCTTCCTGGAGACCGAGCAGGGCCTCTCCCTGGCCACGGCAGACGGCTGCCTGGAGTTGATCCGACGTTTCGAGCCGCCCGGTcctgggaaagagagaggcctGCTGGGCCTGGATGGGTTTGCCCGCTACCTGCAGTCCCCAGAGTGCCAGCTGTTTGACATGGAACACCAGGGCGTGTGCCAGGACATGAGCCTGCCCCTCTCCCACTACTACATCAGTGCCTCCTATCGCTCCTATCTCCTGGAGGACCAGGTCCACGGGAGGGCCGATCTAGGGGGCCTGACCAGGGCCCTCCAGGCCGGCTGTCGGTGCCTGGAGCTGGGGGTGACGGACGGTCCGGAGGGGGAGCCTGTCCTGGGGGTGGACTGCGGCCCCGACGCCCACcgccaccatcaccaccaccaccaccatcacagcCCCGTCACCATCCGCAGTGCCCTGGAGGTGGTCAATAAGTATGCCTTCCTCACGTCGCCCTACCCTCTGCTGCTTTACCTGTGCCAGCGCTGCTCCCCATCCCAGCAGCGCACCCTGGCCCAGCACCTGAGGAAGGTCttctccaccagtctgtacaCCCCTGACCACCTGCCGGTCAGCCTGGGGGGGCGAGCAACCACCCTGCCCTCCCCGGAGCAGCTGAAGGGCCGGGTGCTGCTGGTGGGGAAGAAGCTACCCCCCGAAGAGGAGGGATCAGAAGGGGAGGTGTccgaggaggacgaggagatTGGGGGAGGAGGGCCCTTGGCTGGTCGGCGAATGACCATTCCTGGGGAGGAGGAACTGGGCGTGGTTTTAGTGGTGCCCCCGCCCCCTCAGCCCCGGAGGCTCCGCCTCCGTCGTGAGCTCTCGGATCTGGTGGCCGTGGCTAGAACCGGAAGCCGGAGCTTCTACAACCACAGAGAAATAAGGAAGCAAGGACAGCAGCATTCCCCGCCCAGCACGCCCTCCACACCGGGAACGCCCTTACTGGAGTCGCCCTATTGGACGCTGTGCTCtctgggggagggagaggcggGCCGGCTGGCCAGTGAGAGCCCGGAGGACCTAGTGAGCTTCACCAAGCGCACCCTGACTCGTGTACGGCCCAGCTCGGTGCGTTTGGACTCCTCCAACCCCAACCCTCAGGGCTACTGGAAGGGTGGGGTCCAGCTAGTGGCCCTCAACCAGCAGACCCCTGGGGCCATGCTGGACCTCCATAGGGGACGCTACAGCCAGAATGGAGGGTGTGGCTTTGTTCTGCGCCCGGGGGTCATGAGAGACGAGGTGTCCTACTTCAGCGCTGTGACCCAGGGCTGTGTGCCGGGAGTACCCCCTCAGACCCTGAGGTTGAAGGTGATCAGCGCCCACAACTTGCCCAAACCGCAGGGCGCCGGAGCTAAAGGAGAAGTTATAGATCCATATGTGGTTCTGGAGCTGCATGGGGTGCCGGCGGACTGTGCTGAGCAACGGACCAGGACGGCGGCGCAGAACCAGGATGATCCGCTGTTTGATGAGACCTTTGAGTTTCAG GTGAACATGCCGGAGCTGGCCCTCCTCCGCTTTGTGGTGTTGGACGACGACTACATCGGAGACGACTTCATTGGACAGTACACCGTGGCCTTCGAGTGCCTTCAGCCGGGCTACCGCAATGTGCCCCTCCTGGGTCTGGCGGGAGATCTCCTGCCTCACGCCAGCCTGTTCGTCCACGTCGCCGTGACCAACAGACGTGGTGGGGGCAAGGCCCAGAGGAGGGGCCTCTCCGTGAGGAGAGCCGTGCGGCGGGGGCGGGAGTACGTGACCCTACGGCACACGGGTATTAAGACTCTGGATGACACGTTCCGCCTCGCTAGCGCCCCACTCAGGGAGGCCACAGACCTGCGGGAAGATGCCCAG AGTGCCAGCGTGACTTTCAAGGAGCAGTGTGGGCTCCCCCCGGTGGCCAAGTTGAAGCAGTGCATCCAGAGCCTGGCCACACGGCTGCAGACCCCAGAGGGGCCCCCTGGGGCCTGCATGACTCTGAAGGACGGGTACCCCCACCTGGAAGCCCTGGGCAGCGTCTCAGACGCCACTCGCAAACTACTAAGCCACTATGATACA ATGATCTCTGCCCAGAGACAGCTGATAGAGAATGCAGGCGCTGTGCAGGAGAGGATCGCCCAGGTgcagagagaag GAATGGAGTTCCATGAGGACCTGCCCAGGCTTGGAGACAAGGAGGGGCTGAAGGGACGAAAGCAGAGCAAAGCCCTAGAGAGTTTCACCTGGAACATTACTGTGCTcaag GGTCAGTGTGATCTGCTACGCAGTGCCAAGGCAGACTCACTGGATGCTCTGAGGCAGTTGGCCCTGGCCTGTGAAGCCTGTGGCTTCACCTCCTCCGGTCCCTCTGACCTCTACACCTCCCACGGCAGGAGAGGCAGCACCCATGGCAACGGACGGATCTGA